One window of Ailuropoda melanoleuca isolate Jingjing chromosome 3, ASM200744v2, whole genome shotgun sequence genomic DNA carries:
- the HEXB gene encoding beta-hexosaminidase subunit beta — protein sequence MEHRGLGLLALLAALAPCCCAAPGPTLWPMPLSVKTSPRLLVLSRENFSIYHDPSSTAGPSCSLLQEAFRRYYDYIFDFNKSRLNPAKHNSAAELKQLLVSVVLESECDLYPSITSDESYTLAVEGPVAFLKANRVWGVLRGLETFSQLIYQDSYGTFTVNESNIIDSPRFPHRGILIDTARHFLPIKTILKTLDAMAFNKFNVLHWHIVDDQSFPYQSVAFPELSNKGSYSLSHVYTPNDVRTVIEYARLRGIRVIPEFDSPGHTQSWGKGQKNLLTPCYNGPKQSGTFGPINPILNSTYCFLSQFFKEVSTMFPDQFVHLGGDEVEFTCWESNPEVIAFMKKAGFGRDFQRLQSFYIQKLLGIVSTLNKGAIVWQEVFDDHAKLNPGTVVQVWKNEMYHVTQAAVTAAGFPVILSAPWYLDWISYGQDWRNYYKVDPLDFDGSQEQKKLVIGGEACLWGEYVDATNLTPRLWPRASAVGERLWSQQNIKDIEDAYDRLTIHRCRMTRRGIAAEPLFTGYCNF from the exons ATGGAGCACCGCGGGCTGGGGCTGCTGGCGCTGCTGGCGGCGCTGGCCCCGTGCTGCTGCGCCGCGCCGGGCCCGACGCTGTGGCCTATGCCGCTCTCGGTGAAGACGTCTCCGCGCCTGCTGGTCCTCTCCCGCGAGAACTTCTCCATCTACCACGACCCCTCGTCCACCGCcggcccctcctgctccctcctgcaAGAAGCGTTCCGGCG ATACTATGACTATATTTTTGATTTCAACAAGTCACGGCTCAACCCTGCTAAACATAATAGTGCAGCGGAGTTAAAGCAACTTCTCGTCTCAGTTGTCCTTGAATCGGAGTGTGATCTTTACCCCAGTATCACTTCAGATGAGTCCT ATACTTTAGCTGTGGAAGGACCAGTGGCTTTTCTCAAGGCCAACAGAGTTTGGGGAGTATTACGAG GTTTAGAGACCTTTAGCCAATTAATTTATCAAGATTCTTATGGGACT ttcacCGTCAATGAGTCCAACATTATTGATTCTCCACGGTTTCCGCACAGAGGAATTTTAATTGATACAGCTAGACACTTCCTGCCCATTAAGACTATTCTTAAAACTCTG GATGCCATGGCTTTTAATAAGTTTAATGTTCTCCACTGGCATATAGTTGATGACCAGTCTTTCCCTTACCAGAGCGTTGCTTTTCCCGAGTTAAGCAACAAA GGAAGCTATTCTTTGTCTCATGTGTATACACCAAATGATGTCCGTACAGTGATAGAATATGCCCGATTACGAGGGATTCGAGTCATACCAGAATTTGATAGTCCTGGACATACACAGTCTTGGGGAAAAG GTCAGAAAAACCTCCTGACTCCGTGTTACAATGGACCTAAGCAGTCTGGGACCTTTGGACCTATAAACCCTATTCTGAATTCAACTTACTGCTTCCTGTCTCAGTTTTTCAAAGAAGTTAGTACAATGTTTCCAGATCAGTTTGTTCACTTGGGAGGAGATGAAGTGGAATTTACATGTTG GGAGTCCAACCCAGAAGTCATAGCTTTCATGAAGAAGGCAGGCTTTGGCAGAGATTTTCAAAGACTACAGTCTTTCTATATTCAAAA GCTTTTGGGTATCGTTTCAACTCTAAACAAGGGAGCCATAGTCTGGCAAGAGGTTTTTGATGATCACGCAAAG CTAAACCCAGGCACAGTTGTTCAAgtatggaaaaatgaaatgtatCATGTGACACAAGCTGCAGTCacggcagctggcttccctgtgATCCTTTCTGCTCCTTGGTACTTAGATTGGATTAGTTACGGACAAGATTGGAGAAATTACTATAAAGTGGACCCTCTTGATTTTGATG GTTCTCAAGAACAGAAAAAACTTGTCATTGGTGGAGAAGCTTGTCTATGGGGAGAATATGTGGATGCAACTAACCTCACTCCAAGATTATG GCCTCGGGCAAGTGCCGTTGGTGAGAGACTCTGGAGTCAACAGAACATCAAAGATATAGAGGATGCCTACGACAGACTAACCATCCACCGCTGCAGAATGACCAG ACGGGGAATAGCTGCAGAACCTCTTTTTACTGGATACTGTAACTTTTGA